A region of Pseudomonas putida DNA encodes the following proteins:
- a CDS encoding sensor histidine kinase produces MKSIQARLSLGLVAVLVVVGVVLAQLTLWLFEAGLQRYLENGLRKESENLLVALVRGPSGLQLDERRISAAYQRPFSGYYFRIDFDQGTWRSRSLWDLDMPKPAAPGLSDSHELGPEGQQLLALRADYRRLGQDISISVAQDYSPVREGFRRMQQIGLGMGLVALILVLVLQRITVKRSLRPLERARQQIAQLQQGQRSQLDAEVPVELAPLVGQINHLLSHTEDSLRRSRNALGNLGHALKTPLAVLLSLASSERLKGLPDVREQMRAQLEQIQQRLARELNRARLAGDALPGAQFDCDAELPGLLGTLGMIHGEGLLLARDVPPGLLLPWDREDVLELLGNLLDNACKWADSEVRLGIAPSDAGYQLWVDDDGPGIPESQRLQVLERGSRLDEQVDGHGLGLGIVRDIVEAWGGRLTLLQSPLGGLRVSIDLPRRAR; encoded by the coding sequence GTGAAGTCGATCCAGGCGCGTTTGAGCCTGGGCCTGGTGGCGGTGCTGGTGGTGGTCGGCGTGGTGCTTGCGCAACTCACCTTGTGGTTGTTCGAGGCCGGCCTGCAGCGCTACCTGGAAAACGGCTTGCGCAAGGAAAGCGAGAACCTGCTGGTGGCCCTGGTGCGCGGCCCTTCCGGGTTGCAGTTGGACGAGCGACGCATTTCCGCTGCCTACCAGCGGCCGTTTTCCGGTTATTACTTTCGCATCGATTTTGACCAAGGTACCTGGCGCTCACGTTCGCTGTGGGACCTGGACATGCCCAAGCCGGCTGCGCCTGGGCTGTCTGATAGCCACGAACTAGGCCCTGAGGGGCAGCAACTGCTGGCGCTGCGTGCCGACTATCGACGCCTGGGGCAGGACATCTCGATCAGCGTGGCGCAGGATTACTCACCCGTACGCGAAGGCTTCCGGCGCATGCAGCAGATCGGCCTGGGCATGGGGCTGGTGGCGTTGATACTGGTGCTGGTGCTCCAGCGCATCACGGTGAAGCGCTCGTTGCGCCCGCTGGAGCGTGCCCGTCAGCAGATTGCCCAGTTGCAACAGGGCCAGCGCTCGCAGCTGGACGCCGAAGTCCCTGTAGAGCTGGCGCCGCTGGTGGGGCAGATCAACCATTTGCTGAGCCACACCGAAGACAGCCTGCGCCGCTCGCGTAATGCCCTGGGCAACCTTGGCCATGCGCTGAAGACGCCGTTGGCGGTATTGCTGAGCCTGGCGTCCAGCGAGCGTTTGAAAGGCCTGCCCGACGTGCGCGAGCAAATGCGCGCACAGCTTGAGCAGATTCAGCAGCGCCTGGCGCGCGAACTCAATCGGGCTCGCCTGGCCGGTGACGCTTTGCCCGGTGCCCAGTTCGACTGCGACGCCGAATTGCCAGGGCTTTTGGGCACGTTGGGGATGATCCATGGCGAAGGCCTGTTGCTGGCGCGGGACGTGCCGCCTGGGCTGCTGCTGCCGTGGGACCGCGAAGACGTGCTGGAGTTGCTGGGCAATTTGCTGGACAACGCCTGCAAATGGGCCGACAGCGAAGTGCGCCTTGGGATTGCGCCGAGCGACGCGGGTTATCAGTTGTGGGTTGACGACGACGGCCCCGGCATTCCTGAAAGCCAGCGCCTGCAGGTGTTGGAGCGGGGGTCGCGGCTGGATGAGCAGGTCGATGGGCATGGCCTGGGGCTGGGCATCGTGCGCGATATCGTCGAGGCCTGGGGCGGGCGGCTGACACTGCTTCAGAGCCCATTGGGCGGGTTGCGGGTCAGCATCGACTTGCCGCGCAGGGCTAGATAA
- a CDS encoding HPP family protein: MPASRSESRLQRLLPAPLNIPPKEWLRAGAGALLGLFLAGWLTSMAYGPGIALHLLGPLAASAVLVFAVHSGPLAQPWPVLGSYAVAGAVGLAMRQGFGPELWVAAAALAISVLVMCLLRCLHPPGGGVAVSAVLADSGLTALGDHLLEPVLLNALILVAVAVIYNRLTGVRYPKGVAPRKELHHTHDPLPSERVGVSGADLDQALEELGEFVDVTRDELERIILATEQHALQRSLGGITAASVMSRDVQFASPDTTLEQAWKMLASHHLKTLPVLQNGKLVGIVSLSDLVGPAMQRGQFRWRGLLRRKAVRMEQVMSRRVISVGSQHPLERLLPLLCEQGLHCLPVLDSGKLVGVITQTDLIAGLKRQLLSAAGNASDNRVPAL; the protein is encoded by the coding sequence ATGCCTGCCTCGCGTTCCGAAAGTCGTCTGCAGCGGCTGTTGCCCGCGCCCCTGAATATTCCCCCCAAAGAATGGCTGCGTGCTGGAGCGGGTGCCTTGCTCGGCCTGTTCCTGGCCGGCTGGCTCACCAGCATGGCCTACGGCCCTGGCATCGCCTTGCATCTTCTGGGCCCCTTGGCTGCCTCGGCAGTGCTGGTGTTTGCCGTGCATTCGGGGCCTTTGGCCCAGCCTTGGCCCGTGCTGGGCAGTTACGCCGTGGCGGGTGCCGTCGGCCTGGCCATGCGTCAGGGCTTCGGGCCTGAGCTGTGGGTGGCTGCTGCGGCCCTGGCGATCTCGGTGCTGGTGATGTGCCTGCTGCGCTGCCTGCACCCGCCAGGCGGTGGTGTAGCGGTGAGCGCGGTGCTGGCCGACTCGGGGCTGACGGCGCTGGGTGATCATTTGCTGGAGCCGGTGCTGCTCAATGCGTTGATCCTGGTGGCGGTGGCGGTGATCTACAACCGCCTGACCGGCGTGCGCTACCCCAAGGGCGTTGCCCCACGCAAAGAGTTGCATCACACCCATGACCCGCTGCCCAGCGAGCGTGTCGGGGTCAGCGGCGCCGACCTGGACCAGGCGCTTGAAGAATTGGGCGAGTTCGTCGATGTCACCCGCGACGAACTGGAACGCATCATCCTTGCCACCGAACAGCATGCCCTGCAACGCAGCCTTGGCGGTATCACCGCGGCATCCGTGATGTCCCGCGATGTGCAGTTCGCGTCACCGGACACCACCCTGGAGCAGGCGTGGAAAATGCTGGCCAGCCATCACCTGAAAACCCTGCCGGTGCTGCAAAACGGCAAGCTGGTGGGCATCGTCAGCCTCAGCGACTTGGTCGGGCCGGCCATGCAGCGGGGGCAGTTCCGTTGGCGCGGCCTGTTGCGGCGCAAGGCGGTGCGCATGGAGCAGGTGATGAGCCGACGGGTGATCAGTGTCGGCAGTCAGCACCCGCTGGAGCGCCTGTTGCCACTGCTGTGTGAACAAGGGTTGCACTGCCTGCCGGTGCTCGACAGTGGCAAGCTGGTCGGGGTGATCACCCAGACCGACCTGATCGCTGGGCTCAAGCGCCAGTTGCTCAGTGCCGCTGGCAACGCCTCAGATAACCGGGTCCCAGCGCTGTGA
- a CDS encoding LysR family transcriptional regulator encodes MDIDQARTFLEIVRCGSLVAAAERLFVSQTAITARVQRLEQQLGCQLFVRSRNGASLTSDGEAFVSYANQLVQTWEAARRDLPLPEGCQQVLHVGGEVSLGNPMMLDWVSALHRELPSHAIRSEVSDGESLLRKVEMGLLDAALVYQPTYGPGLQVEQLMEEKLIRVRRVDQPDPYIYIDWGEAFRRQHDAALPDCARPALSFNLGPLALQFILDQGGSGYFRTRVVQAYLDNGVFERVPQAPEFTYPTFLVYPRKRDSEALQQAFAILRRLVAAGASDWSQRWDPVI; translated from the coding sequence ATGGATATCGATCAGGCCCGTACCTTTCTGGAAATCGTGCGCTGCGGCAGCCTGGTCGCCGCCGCCGAACGCCTGTTCGTGTCACAGACTGCGATCACAGCACGGGTGCAGCGCCTGGAACAGCAACTGGGCTGTCAGCTGTTCGTGCGCAGCCGCAACGGCGCCAGCTTGACCAGCGATGGCGAGGCCTTCGTCAGTTATGCCAACCAGCTGGTGCAGACCTGGGAAGCGGCGCGCCGTGACCTGCCGCTGCCCGAAGGTTGCCAGCAAGTGCTGCATGTTGGCGGCGAAGTGAGCCTGGGTAACCCGATGATGCTCGACTGGGTCAGTGCGCTGCACCGGGAGCTGCCCAGCCATGCCATCCGCAGCGAGGTGAGCGATGGCGAATCGCTGCTGCGCAAGGTCGAAATGGGCCTGCTGGACGCTGCGCTGGTCTATCAGCCGACCTACGGCCCAGGCTTGCAGGTGGAGCAGTTGATGGAGGAGAAGCTGATCCGCGTGCGCCGGGTCGACCAACCAGATCCGTACATCTACATCGACTGGGGAGAGGCATTCCGCCGCCAGCACGACGCTGCCCTGCCCGACTGCGCACGCCCGGCACTGAGTTTCAACCTCGGCCCGCTCGCCCTGCAGTTCATCCTCGACCAAGGCGGCAGTGGCTACTTCCGCACCCGCGTGGTGCAGGCCTACCTAGACAACGGTGTCTTCGAGCGGGTGCCCCAGGCGCCGGAATTCACCTACCCGACGTTCCTGGTGTACCCACGCAAGCGCGACAGCGAAGCGCTGCAACAGGCGTTCGCGATACTGCGCCGGCTGGTGGCCGCCGGCGCCAGCGATTGGTCACAGCGCTGGGACCCGGTTATCTGA
- a CDS encoding propionyl-CoA synthetase, translating into MTYQHSYAHSIADPAAFWAEQAAHLAWHRKPSLTLQENPDGTHRWFADGRLNSCHLALDHQIEQGRGEQLALIYDSPVTGQQQTYTYRQLRDEVARLAGLLRQLGVSQGDGVIIYMPMVPQAAMAMLACARIGAVHSVVFGGFAANELALRIDDARPTLLLTASCGLEFDRVIEYKPLVDRALQLARHQPRNVLVLQRPQARAQLQPGRDLDWLQALATAEPVAPVELDAGDPLYIMYTSGTTGKPKGIVRENGGNAVALCYAMRHIYGMQAGDVWWGISDVGWVVGHSLIVYGPLMSGCTTVFYEGKPIRTPDASAYWRVVEQYKVNALFCAPTAMRAIRKEDPDGERIKGHDLSSLRQVFLAGEKLDSSTHEWLERVSGKPVHDHWWQTETGWPVTAPCVGLEGSAARPGSSNRAVPGYNVRVLDDDGHLLGPNHQGSIVIALPLPPGCSQTLWGDHERYLQAYLRTYPGYYHTGDGGYLDDDGFVYIMGRTDDVINVSGHRLSTGEMEDLVARHRAVAECAVIGVHDDIKGQVPLALVVLKDGEGIAESQLLVDLVGSVREEIGALACFNRVRLVKRLPKTRSGKILRAVLRKIADGQDYVPPSTLDDPAVLGEIEAVLADLPRAG; encoded by the coding sequence ATGACTTATCAGCACAGCTACGCCCATTCCATCGCCGACCCTGCCGCTTTCTGGGCCGAACAGGCCGCGCACCTGGCCTGGCATCGCAAACCTTCCCTGACCCTGCAGGAAAACCCTGACGGCACCCACCGCTGGTTTGCCGACGGCCGCCTGAACAGCTGCCACCTGGCCCTCGACCACCAGATCGAGCAGGGCCGTGGCGAGCAGTTGGCGCTGATCTATGACTCGCCTGTGACCGGTCAGCAACAGACGTACACCTACCGCCAATTGCGCGATGAGGTGGCACGCCTGGCGGGCCTGCTGCGGCAGTTGGGGGTGAGCCAAGGGGACGGGGTGATCATCTACATGCCCATGGTGCCTCAGGCCGCCATGGCCATGCTGGCGTGCGCGCGGATTGGCGCGGTGCATTCGGTGGTGTTTGGCGGTTTTGCCGCCAACGAGCTGGCCTTGCGCATCGATGATGCCCGGCCCACGTTGCTGCTTACTGCCTCCTGTGGCTTGGAATTCGACCGGGTGATCGAATACAAGCCGTTGGTCGATCGCGCCCTGCAACTGGCCCGTCACCAGCCCCGCAATGTGCTGGTACTGCAACGGCCCCAGGCCCGCGCCCAACTGCAGCCAGGCCGTGACCTGGACTGGCTGCAGGCGCTGGCAACGGCCGAGCCGGTCGCCCCTGTCGAGCTGGATGCCGGTGACCCGCTGTACATCATGTACACCTCCGGCACCACCGGAAAGCCCAAGGGCATCGTGCGTGAAAACGGCGGCAACGCGGTCGCCCTGTGCTATGCCATGCGCCACATCTATGGCATGCAGGCAGGCGATGTGTGGTGGGGTATTTCCGACGTGGGCTGGGTGGTCGGCCATTCGCTGATCGTCTACGGGCCGTTGATGAGTGGCTGCACCACCGTGTTTTACGAAGGCAAGCCGATACGCACCCCAGACGCCTCCGCCTACTGGCGCGTGGTCGAGCAGTACAAGGTTAACGCGTTGTTCTGCGCGCCGACCGCCATGCGTGCGATCCGCAAGGAAGACCCGGACGGTGAGCGGATCAAAGGGCACGACCTGAGCTCGCTGCGTCAGGTGTTCCTGGCCGGGGAAAAACTCGATTCGAGTACCCATGAATGGCTGGAGCGGGTCAGCGGCAAGCCGGTGCACGATCATTGGTGGCAGACCGAGACCGGCTGGCCGGTCACTGCGCCCTGCGTCGGGCTGGAGGGTAGCGCGGCGCGACCGGGTTCAAGCAACCGTGCAGTGCCGGGGTACAACGTGCGTGTGCTGGACGATGACGGCCATTTGCTGGGGCCGAACCACCAGGGTTCGATTGTGATCGCGCTGCCGTTGCCGCCTGGTTGCAGCCAGACGCTGTGGGGGGATCACGAGCGCTACCTGCAGGCGTACCTGCGCACCTACCCCGGCTATTACCACACCGGCGATGGTGGCTACCTGGACGATGACGGCTTCGTCTACATCATGGGGCGCACGGATGATGTGATCAACGTTTCCGGGCATCGCCTGTCCACCGGTGAGATGGAGGACCTGGTGGCGCGTCACCGGGCGGTGGCCGAGTGCGCGGTCATCGGCGTGCATGACGATATCAAGGGCCAGGTACCGCTGGCACTGGTGGTGCTCAAGGATGGCGAGGGCATTGCCGAATCGCAGCTGCTGGTGGACCTGGTGGGCAGTGTGCGCGAGGAAATCGGCGCGCTGGCGTGTTTCAACCGGGTGCGGTTGGTCAAGCGGTTGCCCAAGACCCGGTCGGGGAAAATTCTGCGGGCGGTGCTGCGCAAGATTGCCGATGGGCAGGATTATGTGCCGCCGTCGACCTTGGATGATCCGGCGGTGCTGGGGGAGATCGAGGCGGTGTTGGCGGACCTGCCACGGGCGGGTTGA
- the zapE gene encoding cell division protein ZapE: MPAWIPTPLRQLGQRLRASTAPESELLAWFEDKASSRGYQLSDGQRQVIQCMAEQLAQLDQGQPRSLYLYGSVGRGKSWLLDGFFQAVPVEAKRRLHFHDFFARLHQGMHRHRALDDALGATLDELLGQCRVLCFDEFHVHDIGDAMLLTRLFTALFERGVFLLVTSNYAPEGLLPNPLYHERFLPVIRLIKGRMQVLEVGGDTDFRSLPANREHQRFTQGHYVWPGTAQQRQALNVPSAQPTTLDINKRSLRALAHEGRQLMFAFDDLCEQPTAVIDYLALAAHYDTWIIDGLDDLSECSLAAQQRFVNLVDVLYDQDKQVTVIGRRPLDESLGGAIADLMRTRSRLGQLHQVGPEYVIG; the protein is encoded by the coding sequence TTGCCTGCCTGGATCCCTACCCCGCTGCGTCAGCTCGGCCAGCGCCTGCGCGCAAGCACTGCCCCCGAGAGCGAATTGCTGGCCTGGTTCGAAGACAAGGCCAGCAGCCGTGGCTATCAGCTCAGTGACGGCCAGCGCCAGGTCATCCAGTGCATGGCCGAGCAATTGGCGCAGCTTGATCAGGGGCAACCGCGCAGCCTGTACCTGTACGGCTCGGTCGGCCGTGGCAAAAGCTGGCTGCTCGACGGTTTTTTCCAGGCCGTACCGGTAGAGGCCAAGCGGCGCCTGCACTTCCATGATTTCTTTGCCCGCCTGCACCAGGGCATGCACCGCCACCGGGCGCTGGACGACGCGCTGGGGGCAACCCTGGACGAGTTGCTGGGCCAGTGCCGGGTACTGTGTTTCGACGAATTCCATGTGCATGACATTGGTGATGCCATGCTGCTCACCCGGCTGTTCACCGCGCTGTTCGAGCGTGGGGTATTCCTGTTGGTGACGTCGAACTACGCACCTGAAGGGCTGCTGCCCAACCCGCTGTACCACGAACGCTTTCTGCCGGTGATCCGCCTGATCAAGGGGCGGATGCAAGTACTGGAAGTTGGCGGCGACACTGACTTTCGCAGCCTGCCGGCCAACCGCGAGCACCAGCGGTTCACCCAGGGGCACTATGTGTGGCCCGGCACTGCCCAGCAACGACAGGCGCTGAATGTACCGAGTGCGCAGCCGACCACCCTGGACATCAATAAACGCAGCCTGCGCGCACTGGCCCATGAGGGCCGGCAGTTAATGTTCGCCTTCGATGACCTGTGCGAGCAGCCAACCGCTGTGATTGATTACCTGGCGCTGGCGGCGCATTACGATACGTGGATCATCGATGGGCTGGACGACTTGTCGGAATGTTCGCTGGCGGCGCAACAGCGGTTCGTGAACCTGGTGGATGTGCTGTATGACCAGGACAAACAGGTGACAGTGATCGGGCGACGGCCGCTGGACGAGAGCCTGGGCGGGGCGATTGCCGACCTGATGCGCACCCGCAGCCGGTTGGGGCAGTTGCATCAGGTGGGGCCTGAGTACGTTATTGGCTGA
- a CDS encoding hybrid sensor histidine kinase/response regulator, with product MLPTPLKLLMVEDSSMDAELTLLRLERSGLHVQSHLVFDHVGVEHALREAHYDLILCDCVLPGSSGTDVLAIAQRLAPDTPFIFLSGIYGEEHAVEMIRLGATDYVLKKNLPLLPKAVRRALTEVQERQRRRRAEEALADVEARARIAIDAAGMGTWDLRPQEGLLLWDDRCKTLFGLPTSTEMTLDVFFAGIYPEDLAMVHDAVQHAMRPESDGHYRVEFRIAQPNGLEPRWLLSSGQSQFVDGQCVRFSGVLQDIHAQRQATQALKQLNEMLGERVERRTRERDRAWELSQDLLAVLNKDLTPVALNPAWEASLGFSRERLSQTSLLHLLPEPDQALLLTELAALAHGRTSARFVGRILHAGGQQRWLSWVVVPEDTLLYVVARDITSEREAALGLAEANTRLREQITERERIEAALQQMQRLEAVGQLTAGVAHDFNNLLTVILTGASFLERDLNKADLDKARTRLTHIREAGERGAKLTSQLLAFSRRQRLEPVPLNLNRTLAGLEELLRRTLGGNVSVRLDLDQHLWQALTDPTQTEMIILNLAINARDAMPDGGQLTLYTRNTHIEARPQRPEDPDPGEYVMLSIRDTGCGMSEDVLAKVFEPFFTTKDIGKGSGLGLAQVFGFAKQSGGGVRIDTEPGRGTQVAVYLPAVKGDEQSEPVAHVAGQPIGDNGHNHTVLLVDDDHLVRDMLGDVLRQYGYQVRQAHSGEQALALLDDGIDLLLTDFAMPEFNGAQLALAARERHPRLPVVFLTGYAELEGLELPGSLVIQKPVQADELARVLGDLLGAQV from the coding sequence ATGCTGCCAACGCCGCTGAAACTGCTGATGGTCGAAGACAGCTCGATGGACGCCGAGCTGACCTTGCTGCGCCTGGAGCGCAGTGGGCTGCACGTCCAGTCGCACCTGGTGTTCGACCATGTCGGTGTCGAACACGCCCTGCGTGAGGCTCACTACGACCTGATCCTTTGCGACTGCGTGCTGCCCGGCTCGTCCGGTACCGACGTGCTGGCCATTGCCCAGCGCCTGGCGCCGGACACCCCGTTCATCTTCCTTTCCGGTATCTACGGCGAAGAGCACGCAGTGGAGATGATCCGCCTGGGTGCCACCGATTATGTACTGAAGAAAAACCTGCCACTGCTGCCCAAGGCCGTGCGCCGGGCGCTGACCGAAGTGCAGGAACGCCAGCGCAGGCGTCGCGCCGAAGAAGCGCTGGCAGATGTGGAAGCGCGCGCCCGCATCGCCATCGACGCCGCCGGCATGGGCACCTGGGACCTGCGCCCACAGGAAGGCCTGCTGCTGTGGGACGACCGCTGCAAGACCTTGTTCGGGCTGCCCACCAGCACCGAGATGACCCTGGACGTGTTCTTTGCCGGCATCTACCCCGAAGACCTGGCCATGGTCCACGACGCCGTGCAGCATGCCATGCGCCCCGAGAGCGACGGCCACTACCGGGTCGAGTTCCGTATCGCGCAACCCAACGGCCTGGAGCCCCGCTGGCTGCTCAGCAGCGGCCAGAGCCAGTTCGTCGATGGCCAATGCGTGCGCTTTTCCGGCGTACTGCAGGACATTCATGCCCAGCGCCAGGCGACCCAGGCCCTCAAGCAACTCAACGAGATGCTCGGTGAACGGGTCGAGCGCCGTACCCGTGAACGCGACCGCGCCTGGGAGCTGTCACAGGACTTGCTGGCGGTGCTGAACAAAGACCTGACCCCGGTTGCGCTCAACCCGGCCTGGGAAGCCAGCCTGGGCTTTTCTCGCGAGCGGCTGAGCCAGACCTCGCTGCTGCACCTGCTACCCGAGCCTGATCAGGCGCTGTTGCTCACCGAACTGGCCGCCCTCGCCCATGGCCGTACCAGCGCGCGCTTTGTCGGGCGCATCCTGCATGCCGGCGGTCAACAGCGCTGGCTGTCCTGGGTGGTGGTACCGGAGGACACCCTGTTGTATGTGGTGGCCCGCGACATCACCAGCGAGCGTGAGGCCGCGCTGGGGCTGGCCGAGGCCAACACCCGCCTGCGTGAACAAATCACCGAACGCGAACGTATCGAGGCAGCGCTGCAACAGATGCAGCGCCTGGAAGCGGTCGGCCAGCTGACCGCTGGTGTGGCTCACGACTTCAACAACCTGCTGACGGTCATCCTGACCGGTGCCAGCTTCCTTGAACGCGACCTCAACAAGGCCGACCTGGACAAAGCGCGCACGCGCCTCACGCACATCCGCGAAGCCGGCGAACGCGGTGCCAAGCTGACTTCGCAGCTATTGGCGTTCTCCCGCCGCCAACGCCTGGAACCGGTGCCACTGAACCTGAACCGGACCCTGGCCGGCCTTGAGGAGCTGCTGCGCCGCACCCTTGGCGGTAACGTTTCGGTGCGCCTGGACCTGGACCAGCACCTGTGGCAGGCACTGACCGATCCGACCCAGACCGAGATGATCATCCTCAACCTGGCGATCAATGCCCGCGATGCCATGCCGGACGGTGGCCAACTGACCCTCTACACCCGCAACACCCACATCGAGGCCCGCCCGCAGCGCCCGGAAGACCCTGACCCTGGCGAGTACGTGATGCTGAGCATCCGCGATACCGGCTGCGGCATGAGCGAAGACGTGTTGGCCAAAGTGTTCGAGCCGTTTTTCACCACCAAGGACATCGGCAAGGGCTCGGGGCTTGGCCTGGCCCAGGTGTTTGGCTTTGCCAAGCAGTCGGGCGGCGGCGTGCGTATCGATACCGAGCCTGGGCGCGGCACCCAGGTGGCGGTGTACCTGCCCGCGGTAAAGGGTGACGAGCAGAGCGAGCCGGTGGCGCACGTGGCTGGCCAGCCGATCGGCGACAATGGCCACAACCACACGGTGCTGCTGGTAGATGACGACCATCTGGTTCGCGACATGCTCGGCGATGTGCTGCGCCAGTATGGCTATCAGGTACGCCAGGCGCACAGTGGCGAGCAGGCCCTGGCGTTACTCGACGACGGCATTGACCTGCTGCTGACCGACTTCGCCATGCCCGAATTCAACGGCGCGCAATTGGCCTTGGCCGCTCGCGAGCGGCACCCGCGGTTGCCGGTGGTATTTCTGACGGGTTACGCAGAACTGGAAGGGCTGGAGTTGCCGGGTAGCCTGGTGATTCAGAAGCCGGTGCAGGCTGATGAACTGGCGCGGGTGCTGGGTGACTTGTTGGGCGCCCAGGTGTAG
- a CDS encoding response regulator, translating to MLKPILLVEDNPRDLELTLLALERSQLANEVIVLRDGADALDYLLRRNAYAERDGGNPAVLLLDLKLPKVDGLEVLKAVRATPDLRSIPTVMLTSSREEPDLLRAYELGVNAYVVKPVEFKEFVAAISDLGVFWAVLNEPPPGSLRLTRRGSN from the coding sequence ATGCTCAAACCCATCCTGCTGGTAGAAGACAACCCCCGGGACCTGGAGCTGACGCTGCTGGCTCTGGAGCGCAGCCAGTTGGCCAACGAAGTCATCGTGCTGCGTGACGGCGCCGATGCGCTGGACTATCTGTTGCGCCGCAATGCCTATGCCGAACGCGACGGTGGCAACCCCGCCGTGCTGTTGCTGGACTTGAAATTGCCCAAGGTCGATGGCCTGGAAGTACTCAAGGCAGTACGCGCCACCCCTGACCTGCGCAGCATCCCGACGGTGATGCTGACGTCGTCGCGGGAGGAGCCCGACCTGCTGCGCGCCTACGAACTGGGGGTTAATGCCTACGTGGTCAAACCCGTGGAATTCAAGGAATTCGTCGCCGCCATCTCCGACCTGGGGGTATTCTGGGCCGTGCTCAACGAACCGCCACCCGGCTCGCTGCGTCTGACCCGCCGCGGCAGCAACTGA